The following coding sequences are from one Mugil cephalus isolate CIBA_MC_2020 chromosome 9, CIBA_Mcephalus_1.1, whole genome shotgun sequence window:
- the LOC125013199 gene encoding period circadian protein homolog 2-like isoform X2 produces MAVPCGRERIGFQMEEEQGSPCSSINQLHRMANSYNEGCGGRDRVELEPELGLPSEGSDSGHEHPASRGSPHDDRKRPRPALHEDVEMGGSGSSGSGTESHGNESHGNESHGNESVGSSNGNGKDSALLESSGSNKSSNSHSPSPPSSSNAFSLVSSEQDNPSTSGCSSEQSAKAKTQKELFKTLKELKMHLPSEKRNKGKSSTVNTLKYALRCVKQVKANEEYYQMLMINDSQPPGFDVSSYTIEELNSITSEYTLKNTDIFAVAVSLITGKIVYISDQAASILNCKREVFSNAKFVEFLTPQDVSVFYSFTTPYRLPSWSMCTGAESSPTECMQEKSFFCRISGGKEREGDLQYYPFRMTPYLMKVQDAELAEEQFCCLLLAERVHSGYEAPRIPPDKRIFTTTHTPNCVFQDVDERAVPLLGYLPQDLIGTPVLLNLHPSDRPLMLAVHRKILQYAGQPFDHSSIRFCARNGEYITIDTSWSSFVNPWSRKVSFVIGRHKVRMGPVNEDVFAAPAFHGGKIMDSDIQEISEQIHRLLLQPIHNMGSSGYGSHGSNGSHEQLVSISSSSESNGNITAGNTAEETSKTKPPRTFQEICKGVHMLKNQDSQVCLRSPSPSPSPSKHEHRKNTDMSAVQRSSAVRLKDSAPHLQFRDGTAASMDDFTCKDQTVCSYQQISCLDSVIRYLESCNIPITVKRKYQFSSNTTSSNSDDDKKSSENGVQVPQDTSTDPLMLDAQPGLSNMKAPKKPPPGAAAVVGGPLAPLTLPSKAESVVSITSQCSYSSTIVHVGDKKPQPESEIIEDVAESPAPPAPPVSMVSPPSQEKEAYKRLGLTKQVLAAHTQKEEQAFLNRCRELRNARTFQKDCSTYLHKQKGSVTAEESPGPRGAAKQGVTRPETTAKKGNRNRKSKKPRIKHPDSSDSAVSNRKPRPPLQGLNQTSWSPSEASQSAFNVSYPTMVPAYPLYPPTAAAPAQAPRPDPSLSGGFGEGQTTQAPPTATPFPAPIVTPVVALVLPNYLFPQLGQLGQIGQLGAAPRPAFFPEPTQAQPAYTTQQAFQPQQTAYAMQTQPAFTSQQPFPVQAAFTPQQPFQAAQTPYTTQQPFQAPQTAYTTQQPFTAQPSFPVQTQFVAQAPYPPQPFPYSLASEPSKVPTVGPREGAASRSSTPASGAREPTTSPPLFESRCSSPLQLNLLSMEEGQRSVERLDSTAPSAGGQGSIIAAVSGGATGEKNGGTAKSDSHQQVESPGDGAHSDGNSSSCDLLDILLQEQEDSHSGTGSATSGSMGSGSGSGSGSGSGSGCNGCGTSASGASGSRTGSSNTSKYFGSVDSLEHDPKAKAKMRGEGDSEGGKSQAKISAQGDGDHFIKYVLQEPLWLLMANADDKVMMTYQMPSRDIQRVLREDKERLRQMQKSQPHFSSDQRRELVEEHPWMRRGGLPAAINVKECVYCEDTAAAAPIEEALPDMDMGEMSEELSQEGQSSQKQSEDSQPQPDSGS; encoded by the exons ATGGCAGTGCCATGTGGAAG GGAAAGAATCGGCTTccagatggaggaggagcagggctCTCCCTGCAGCTCCATTAACCAACTTCACCGCATGGCCAACAGTTACAACGAGGGTTGTGGCGGGCGGGACAGGGTCGAACTTGAACCTGAGTTGGGACTGCCCTCTGAGGGCAGCGACAGCGGCCATGAACACCCGGCCTCGCGGGGCTCCCCGCACGACGACAGGAAGCGACCGCGGCCAGCCTTACATGAGGACGTAGAGATGGGCGGCAGCGGATCGAGCGGTAGCGGGACAGAATCCCACGGCAACGAATCGCATGGCAATGAGTCCCATGGAAATGAATCTGTGGGCAGCTCAAATGGCAACGGCAAGGATTCTGCCCTTCTGGAGTCTTCGGGGAGCAACAAAAG CTCAAACTCTCACAGCCCCTCCCCGCCGAGCAGCTCCAACGCCTTCAGCCTGGTGAGCTCCGAGCAGGACAACCCTTCAACCAGCGGCTGCAG CAGCGAACAGTCAGCCAAAGCTAAGACACAGAAGGAGCTCTTCAAGACCCTCAAGGAGCTCAAGATGCACCTGCCGTCGGAAAAGAGGAACAAGGGCAAATCCAGCACCGTCAACACTCTGAAATATGCGCTGCGATGTGTCAAACAGGTGAAAG CCAATGAAGAATACTACCAGATGCTGATGATTAATGACAGTCAGCCACCGGGGTTTGATGTATCATCTTACACTATTGAGGAACTGAACAGCATCACCTCGGAGTACACCCTCAAAAATACT gaTATATTTGCTGTAGCCGTGTCGCTCATCACGGGCAAGATTGTTTACATCTCGGACCAGGCGGCGTCCATCTTAAATTGCAAACGGGAAGTGTTCAGCAACGCCAAGTTTGTGGAGTTCCTGACGCCCCAGGATGTCAGTGTGTTCTACAGCTTCACCACGCCCTACCGCCTGCCCTCATGGAGCATGTGCACTGGAGCAG AATCGTCTCCCACGGAGTGCATGCAGGAGAAATCCTTCTTTTGCCGCATCAG tggTGGTAAGGAAAGAGAAGGGGATCTCCAGTACTACCCTTTCCGGATGACTCCATACTTGATGAAAGTCCAGGATGCTGAGCTGGCGGAGGAACAGttctgctgcctcctgctggcTGAGAGGGTGCACTCTGGTTATGAAG CACCCAGAATTCCCCCTGACAAGCGGATcttcaccaccacacacacacctaactGTGTGTTCCAGGATGTGGATGAGAG GGCTGTGCCTCTCTTGGGGTACCTCCCCCAGGACCTGATTGGGACCCCCGTGTTGCTCAATCTGCACCCGAGTGACCGACCACTAATGCTGGCTGTGCATCGCAAGA TCCTGCAGTACGCTGGTCAGCCGTTCGACCATTCCTCCATTCGTTTCTGTGCGAGAAATGGCGAGTACATCACCATAGACACCAGCTGGTCCAGCTTTGTTAATCCCTGGAGCCGCAAGGTCTCCTTCGTCATCGGCAGGCATAAAGTCAGAAT gGGTCCTGTGAATGAAGATGTCTTTGCAGCACCAGCTTTCCATGGGGGGAAGATCATGGATTCTGACATCCAAGAAATAAGCGAACAGATCCACAGGCTTCTGCTCCaa CCGATCCACAACATGGGCTCCAGTGGTTATGGTAGCCATGGCAGCAACGGTTCCCATGAGCAGCTGGTGAGCATCAGCTCGTCCAGTGAAAGCAATGGGAACATTACAGCTGGCAACACGGCAGAGGAGACGAGCAAGACCAAGCCCCCCAGGACGTTCCAGGAGATTTGTAAGGGAGTGCACATGCTGAAGAACCAGGACTCCCAGGTCTGCCTGCGCTCCCCTTCTCCCTCGCCCTCCCCATCTAAACATGAGCACAGGAAGAACACTGACA tGTCAGCAGTTCAGAGGAGTTCAGCTGTGCGACTGAAGGACTCAGCGCCCCATCTGCAGTTCAGAGACGGTACTGCAGCAAGCATGGACGACTTCACCTGCAAAGACCAGACTGTATGCTCCTATCAGCAGATCAGCTGCCTGGATAGTGTCATCAG GTATCTGGAGAGTTGCAACATCCCTATCACAGTAAAAAGGAAGTACCAGTTCTCCTCAAACACCACCTCCTCCAACTCGGATGATGATAAGAAGAGCTCAGAGAATGGTGTGCAAGTGCCACAGGATACAAGCACAG ATCCCTTGATGTTGGATGCCCAGCCAGGCCTGTCAAACATGAAAGCACCTAAGAAGCCTCCACCTGGGGCGGCCGCTGTGGTGGGAGGCCCCCTAGCACCCCTCACTCTGCCCAGTAAGGCTGAGAGTGTGGTGTCCATCACTTCACAGTGCAGCTACAGCAGCACCATTGTCCACGTGGGAGACAAGAAACCTCAGCCGGAGTCTG aGATAATTGAGGATGTTGCAGAGAGCCCGGCACCCCCAGCTCCTCCTGTTAGTATGGTTTCTCCACCCAGCCAGGAGAAAGAGGCCTACAAGAGGCTGGGGCTGACCAAGCAGGTGCTGGCAGCGCACACCCAGAAAGAAGAGCAGGCCTTCCTGAACCGTTGCCGAGAGCTACGCAACGCCAGGACCTTCCAGAAGGACTGTTCCACGTATCTGCACAAGCAGAAAGGATCCGTCACTGCTGAAG AATCACCTGGACCACGAGGTGCTGCCAAACAAGGCGTGACCAGGCCGGAGACCACTGCCAAAAAGGGCAACCGCAACAGGAAGTCCAAGAAGCCACGGATCAAGCATCCTGATTCCTCAGACAGTGCTGTGTCCAACCGGAAACCCCGGCCCCCTCTTCAGGGTCTCAACCAGACGTCTTGGTCACCGTCTGAAGCATCCCAGTCAGCTTTTAATGTTTCTTACCCCACCATGGTGCCTGCATACCCGCTCTACCCTCCGACGGCTGCTGCTCCGGCTCAGGCCCCTCGCCCtgacccctctctctctggaggCTTCGGAGAGGGGCAGACCACCCAAGCTCCACCTACTGCCACTCCATTTCCTGCACCTATTGTGACCCCTGTGGTGGCTCTGGTGCTCCCTAATTACCTCTTCCCCCAATTGGGACAGTTAGGTCAGATAGGGCAGCTCGGAGCTGCTCCTAGGCCGGCGTTTTTCCCTGAGCCAACCCAGGCGCAACCTGCATACACTACCCAGCAGGCTTTTCAGCCCCAACAGACTGCCTATGCCATGCAGACACAGCCCGCGTTCACCAGTCAACAGCCGTTCCCCGTGCAAGCTGCCTTTACCCCCCAGCAGCCATTTCAAGCTGCACAGACCCCCTACACTACGCAGCAGCCTTTCCAGGCTCCACAGACTGCCTACACTACTCAGCAGCCATTCACAGCCCAGCCCTCTTTCCCAGTGCAGACTCAGTTTGTGGCTCAAGCCCCTTATCCACCTCAGCCCTTTCCATACAGCTTAGCCTCAGAGCCTTCCAAAGTTCCCACTGTGGGGCCCCGAGAGGGCGCTGCATCACGATCCTCCACGCCTGCGTCGGGGGCACGGGAGCCCACTACATCACCACCGCTGTTCGAGTCGCGCTGCAGTTCACCCCTGCAGCTCAATCTGCTGAGCATGGAGGAAGGACAGCGCTCAGTGGAACGTCTGGACAGCACAGCGCCCTCCGCTGGAGGCCAGGGGAGCATTATAGCCGCAGTGTCAGGAGGGGCAACAGGGGAGAAGAACGGAGGCACAGCCAAGAGTGATAGTCACCAACAG gtggaGTCTCCAGGAGATGGTGCTCACAGCGATGGGAACTCATCATCCTGTGACCTGCTGGACATCCTGCTGCAGGAACAGGAGGACTCCCACTCTGGCACCGGATCAGCCACCTCTGGCTCTAtgggctcaggctcaggctctgGATCAGGCTCGGGATCAGGTTCAGGCTGCAACGGCTGTGGTACCTCAGCTAGTGGAGCTTCGGGAAGCAGAACAG GGAGTAGCAACACCAGCAAATACTTTGGTAGCGTTGACTCTCTGGAACACGACCCCAAGGCCAAAGCCAAGATGAGAGGTGAAGGAGACTCCGAAGGTGGAAAGTCGCAGGCCAAAATCTCAGCTCAAGGAGACGGAGACCATTTCATAAAGTATGTCCTACAGGAGCCCCTCTGGCTGCTGATGGCCAATGCTGACGACAAGGTCATGATGACATATCAAATGCCGTCCAg GGACATTCAAAGGGTCCTGcgagaagacaaagagaggcTGCGACAAATGCAGAAGAGCCAGCCTCACTTCTCCTCGGACCAGCGACGAGAACTAGTGGAGGAACATCCCTGGATGAGGAGGGGAGGTCTACCTGCTGCTATCAATGTGAAG GAGTGTGTGTACTGCGAGGACACGGCGGCAGCAGCGCCCATCGAGGAGGCCCTGCCAGACATGGACATGGGCGAGATGAGTGAGGAGCTGAGCCAAGAGGGTCAGAGCTCCCAGAAACAATCAGAGGATTCTCAGCCTCAGCCGGACTCTGGCTCATGA
- the LOC125013199 gene encoding period circadian protein homolog 2-like isoform X1, which translates to MTEDSDPKHYRYSTLDGLELNRERIGFQMEEEQGSPCSSINQLHRMANSYNEGCGGRDRVELEPELGLPSEGSDSGHEHPASRGSPHDDRKRPRPALHEDVEMGGSGSSGSGTESHGNESHGNESHGNESVGSSNGNGKDSALLESSGSNKSSNSHSPSPPSSSNAFSLVSSEQDNPSTSGCSSEQSAKAKTQKELFKTLKELKMHLPSEKRNKGKSSTVNTLKYALRCVKQVKANEEYYQMLMINDSQPPGFDVSSYTIEELNSITSEYTLKNTDIFAVAVSLITGKIVYISDQAASILNCKREVFSNAKFVEFLTPQDVSVFYSFTTPYRLPSWSMCTGAESSPTECMQEKSFFCRISGGKEREGDLQYYPFRMTPYLMKVQDAELAEEQFCCLLLAERVHSGYEAPRIPPDKRIFTTTHTPNCVFQDVDERAVPLLGYLPQDLIGTPVLLNLHPSDRPLMLAVHRKILQYAGQPFDHSSIRFCARNGEYITIDTSWSSFVNPWSRKVSFVIGRHKVRMGPVNEDVFAAPAFHGGKIMDSDIQEISEQIHRLLLQPIHNMGSSGYGSHGSNGSHEQLVSISSSSESNGNITAGNTAEETSKTKPPRTFQEICKGVHMLKNQDSQVCLRSPSPSPSPSKHEHRKNTDMSAVQRSSAVRLKDSAPHLQFRDGTAASMDDFTCKDQTVCSYQQISCLDSVIRYLESCNIPITVKRKYQFSSNTTSSNSDDDKKSSENGVQVPQDTSTDPLMLDAQPGLSNMKAPKKPPPGAAAVVGGPLAPLTLPSKAESVVSITSQCSYSSTIVHVGDKKPQPESEIIEDVAESPAPPAPPVSMVSPPSQEKEAYKRLGLTKQVLAAHTQKEEQAFLNRCRELRNARTFQKDCSTYLHKQKGSVTAEESPGPRGAAKQGVTRPETTAKKGNRNRKSKKPRIKHPDSSDSAVSNRKPRPPLQGLNQTSWSPSEASQSAFNVSYPTMVPAYPLYPPTAAAPAQAPRPDPSLSGGFGEGQTTQAPPTATPFPAPIVTPVVALVLPNYLFPQLGQLGQIGQLGAAPRPAFFPEPTQAQPAYTTQQAFQPQQTAYAMQTQPAFTSQQPFPVQAAFTPQQPFQAAQTPYTTQQPFQAPQTAYTTQQPFTAQPSFPVQTQFVAQAPYPPQPFPYSLASEPSKVPTVGPREGAASRSSTPASGAREPTTSPPLFESRCSSPLQLNLLSMEEGQRSVERLDSTAPSAGGQGSIIAAVSGGATGEKNGGTAKSDSHQQVESPGDGAHSDGNSSSCDLLDILLQEQEDSHSGTGSATSGSMGSGSGSGSGSGSGSGCNGCGTSASGASGSRTGSSNTSKYFGSVDSLEHDPKAKAKMRGEGDSEGGKSQAKISAQGDGDHFIKYVLQEPLWLLMANADDKVMMTYQMPSRDIQRVLREDKERLRQMQKSQPHFSSDQRRELVEEHPWMRRGGLPAAINVKECVYCEDTAAAAPIEEALPDMDMGEMSEELSQEGQSSQKQSEDSQPQPDSGS; encoded by the exons ATGACTGAGGATAGTGATCCAAAGCACTACCGGTACTCAACCCTGGACGGGCTTGAACTCAACAGGGAAAGAATCGGCTTccagatggaggaggagcagggctCTCCCTGCAGCTCCATTAACCAACTTCACCGCATGGCCAACAGTTACAACGAGGGTTGTGGCGGGCGGGACAGGGTCGAACTTGAACCTGAGTTGGGACTGCCCTCTGAGGGCAGCGACAGCGGCCATGAACACCCGGCCTCGCGGGGCTCCCCGCACGACGACAGGAAGCGACCGCGGCCAGCCTTACATGAGGACGTAGAGATGGGCGGCAGCGGATCGAGCGGTAGCGGGACAGAATCCCACGGCAACGAATCGCATGGCAATGAGTCCCATGGAAATGAATCTGTGGGCAGCTCAAATGGCAACGGCAAGGATTCTGCCCTTCTGGAGTCTTCGGGGAGCAACAAAAG CTCAAACTCTCACAGCCCCTCCCCGCCGAGCAGCTCCAACGCCTTCAGCCTGGTGAGCTCCGAGCAGGACAACCCTTCAACCAGCGGCTGCAG CAGCGAACAGTCAGCCAAAGCTAAGACACAGAAGGAGCTCTTCAAGACCCTCAAGGAGCTCAAGATGCACCTGCCGTCGGAAAAGAGGAACAAGGGCAAATCCAGCACCGTCAACACTCTGAAATATGCGCTGCGATGTGTCAAACAGGTGAAAG CCAATGAAGAATACTACCAGATGCTGATGATTAATGACAGTCAGCCACCGGGGTTTGATGTATCATCTTACACTATTGAGGAACTGAACAGCATCACCTCGGAGTACACCCTCAAAAATACT gaTATATTTGCTGTAGCCGTGTCGCTCATCACGGGCAAGATTGTTTACATCTCGGACCAGGCGGCGTCCATCTTAAATTGCAAACGGGAAGTGTTCAGCAACGCCAAGTTTGTGGAGTTCCTGACGCCCCAGGATGTCAGTGTGTTCTACAGCTTCACCACGCCCTACCGCCTGCCCTCATGGAGCATGTGCACTGGAGCAG AATCGTCTCCCACGGAGTGCATGCAGGAGAAATCCTTCTTTTGCCGCATCAG tggTGGTAAGGAAAGAGAAGGGGATCTCCAGTACTACCCTTTCCGGATGACTCCATACTTGATGAAAGTCCAGGATGCTGAGCTGGCGGAGGAACAGttctgctgcctcctgctggcTGAGAGGGTGCACTCTGGTTATGAAG CACCCAGAATTCCCCCTGACAAGCGGATcttcaccaccacacacacacctaactGTGTGTTCCAGGATGTGGATGAGAG GGCTGTGCCTCTCTTGGGGTACCTCCCCCAGGACCTGATTGGGACCCCCGTGTTGCTCAATCTGCACCCGAGTGACCGACCACTAATGCTGGCTGTGCATCGCAAGA TCCTGCAGTACGCTGGTCAGCCGTTCGACCATTCCTCCATTCGTTTCTGTGCGAGAAATGGCGAGTACATCACCATAGACACCAGCTGGTCCAGCTTTGTTAATCCCTGGAGCCGCAAGGTCTCCTTCGTCATCGGCAGGCATAAAGTCAGAAT gGGTCCTGTGAATGAAGATGTCTTTGCAGCACCAGCTTTCCATGGGGGGAAGATCATGGATTCTGACATCCAAGAAATAAGCGAACAGATCCACAGGCTTCTGCTCCaa CCGATCCACAACATGGGCTCCAGTGGTTATGGTAGCCATGGCAGCAACGGTTCCCATGAGCAGCTGGTGAGCATCAGCTCGTCCAGTGAAAGCAATGGGAACATTACAGCTGGCAACACGGCAGAGGAGACGAGCAAGACCAAGCCCCCCAGGACGTTCCAGGAGATTTGTAAGGGAGTGCACATGCTGAAGAACCAGGACTCCCAGGTCTGCCTGCGCTCCCCTTCTCCCTCGCCCTCCCCATCTAAACATGAGCACAGGAAGAACACTGACA tGTCAGCAGTTCAGAGGAGTTCAGCTGTGCGACTGAAGGACTCAGCGCCCCATCTGCAGTTCAGAGACGGTACTGCAGCAAGCATGGACGACTTCACCTGCAAAGACCAGACTGTATGCTCCTATCAGCAGATCAGCTGCCTGGATAGTGTCATCAG GTATCTGGAGAGTTGCAACATCCCTATCACAGTAAAAAGGAAGTACCAGTTCTCCTCAAACACCACCTCCTCCAACTCGGATGATGATAAGAAGAGCTCAGAGAATGGTGTGCAAGTGCCACAGGATACAAGCACAG ATCCCTTGATGTTGGATGCCCAGCCAGGCCTGTCAAACATGAAAGCACCTAAGAAGCCTCCACCTGGGGCGGCCGCTGTGGTGGGAGGCCCCCTAGCACCCCTCACTCTGCCCAGTAAGGCTGAGAGTGTGGTGTCCATCACTTCACAGTGCAGCTACAGCAGCACCATTGTCCACGTGGGAGACAAGAAACCTCAGCCGGAGTCTG aGATAATTGAGGATGTTGCAGAGAGCCCGGCACCCCCAGCTCCTCCTGTTAGTATGGTTTCTCCACCCAGCCAGGAGAAAGAGGCCTACAAGAGGCTGGGGCTGACCAAGCAGGTGCTGGCAGCGCACACCCAGAAAGAAGAGCAGGCCTTCCTGAACCGTTGCCGAGAGCTACGCAACGCCAGGACCTTCCAGAAGGACTGTTCCACGTATCTGCACAAGCAGAAAGGATCCGTCACTGCTGAAG AATCACCTGGACCACGAGGTGCTGCCAAACAAGGCGTGACCAGGCCGGAGACCACTGCCAAAAAGGGCAACCGCAACAGGAAGTCCAAGAAGCCACGGATCAAGCATCCTGATTCCTCAGACAGTGCTGTGTCCAACCGGAAACCCCGGCCCCCTCTTCAGGGTCTCAACCAGACGTCTTGGTCACCGTCTGAAGCATCCCAGTCAGCTTTTAATGTTTCTTACCCCACCATGGTGCCTGCATACCCGCTCTACCCTCCGACGGCTGCTGCTCCGGCTCAGGCCCCTCGCCCtgacccctctctctctggaggCTTCGGAGAGGGGCAGACCACCCAAGCTCCACCTACTGCCACTCCATTTCCTGCACCTATTGTGACCCCTGTGGTGGCTCTGGTGCTCCCTAATTACCTCTTCCCCCAATTGGGACAGTTAGGTCAGATAGGGCAGCTCGGAGCTGCTCCTAGGCCGGCGTTTTTCCCTGAGCCAACCCAGGCGCAACCTGCATACACTACCCAGCAGGCTTTTCAGCCCCAACAGACTGCCTATGCCATGCAGACACAGCCCGCGTTCACCAGTCAACAGCCGTTCCCCGTGCAAGCTGCCTTTACCCCCCAGCAGCCATTTCAAGCTGCACAGACCCCCTACACTACGCAGCAGCCTTTCCAGGCTCCACAGACTGCCTACACTACTCAGCAGCCATTCACAGCCCAGCCCTCTTTCCCAGTGCAGACTCAGTTTGTGGCTCAAGCCCCTTATCCACCTCAGCCCTTTCCATACAGCTTAGCCTCAGAGCCTTCCAAAGTTCCCACTGTGGGGCCCCGAGAGGGCGCTGCATCACGATCCTCCACGCCTGCGTCGGGGGCACGGGAGCCCACTACATCACCACCGCTGTTCGAGTCGCGCTGCAGTTCACCCCTGCAGCTCAATCTGCTGAGCATGGAGGAAGGACAGCGCTCAGTGGAACGTCTGGACAGCACAGCGCCCTCCGCTGGAGGCCAGGGGAGCATTATAGCCGCAGTGTCAGGAGGGGCAACAGGGGAGAAGAACGGAGGCACAGCCAAGAGTGATAGTCACCAACAG gtggaGTCTCCAGGAGATGGTGCTCACAGCGATGGGAACTCATCATCCTGTGACCTGCTGGACATCCTGCTGCAGGAACAGGAGGACTCCCACTCTGGCACCGGATCAGCCACCTCTGGCTCTAtgggctcaggctcaggctctgGATCAGGCTCGGGATCAGGTTCAGGCTGCAACGGCTGTGGTACCTCAGCTAGTGGAGCTTCGGGAAGCAGAACAG GGAGTAGCAACACCAGCAAATACTTTGGTAGCGTTGACTCTCTGGAACACGACCCCAAGGCCAAAGCCAAGATGAGAGGTGAAGGAGACTCCGAAGGTGGAAAGTCGCAGGCCAAAATCTCAGCTCAAGGAGACGGAGACCATTTCATAAAGTATGTCCTACAGGAGCCCCTCTGGCTGCTGATGGCCAATGCTGACGACAAGGTCATGATGACATATCAAATGCCGTCCAg GGACATTCAAAGGGTCCTGcgagaagacaaagagaggcTGCGACAAATGCAGAAGAGCCAGCCTCACTTCTCCTCGGACCAGCGACGAGAACTAGTGGAGGAACATCCCTGGATGAGGAGGGGAGGTCTACCTGCTGCTATCAATGTGAAG GAGTGTGTGTACTGCGAGGACACGGCGGCAGCAGCGCCCATCGAGGAGGCCCTGCCAGACATGGACATGGGCGAGATGAGTGAGGAGCTGAGCCAAGAGGGTCAGAGCTCCCAGAAACAATCAGAGGATTCTCAGCCTCAGCCGGACTCTGGCTCATGA
- the her13 gene encoding hairy-related 13, with protein sequence MAPSARPDNAGIGVEEDESYYGIQKGDRKTRKPLVEKKRRARINESLQELRTLLSDTDFHSKMENAEVLEMTVKKVEDILKNRTQETDTLNQEASERFAAGYIQCMHEVHMFVSSCPGIDATVAAELLNHLLECMPLNEDHLQDVLMDLITDAPGSHNSTWNGEGEALCTNLASPGGRSLSSSSSSALSPAPSTTSSEDLCSDLDETDSEHNQSATEGMESREALSVATLTYPRSMWRPW encoded by the exons ATGGCCCCCTCGGCTCGGCCCGATAACGCTGGAATTGGCGTGGAAGAAGATGAGTCCTACTACGGGATCCagaaaggagacagaaag ACTAGAAAACctctggtggagaagaagaggcgAGCTCGCATCAATGAGAGTTTGCAGGAGCTGCGCACTCTGTTGTCAGACACAGAC TTTCATTCCAAGATGGAGAACGCCGAGGTGCTGGAGATGACGGTGAAGAAGGTGGAGGACATATTGAAGAACAGAACCCAAG aaacagacacactaaACCAAGAGGCCAGCGAGAGGTTTGCGGCCGGCTACATCCAGTGCATGCACGAGGTCCACATGTTCGTGTCCAGCTGTCCTGGGATTGATGCGACGGTGGCAGCCGAGCTCCTCAACCACCTACTGGAGTGCATGCCCCTGAACGAGGACCACCTCCAGGACGTGCTGATGGACCTGATCACGGACGCTCCCGGGAGCCACAACAGCACTTGGAACGGAGAAGGGGAGGCGCTCTGCACGAACCTGGCATCCCCCGGAGGACGGAGCTTATCCAGCAGCTCGTCCTCCGCTCTGTCCCCagccccctccaccacctccagcgAGGACTTGTGCTCCGACCTGGACGAGACCGACAGCGAGCACAACCAGAGCGCCACGGAGGGCATGGAGAGCAGGGAGGCCCTGAGCGTGGCCACCCTGACCTACCCTCGCTCCATGTGGAGGCCCTGGTAG